A genomic region of Vanessa tameamea isolate UH-Manoa-2023 chromosome 11, ilVanTame1 primary haplotype, whole genome shotgun sequence contains the following coding sequences:
- the LOC113398928 gene encoding uncharacterized protein LOC113398928: MDAQVNRDRCSPRVFQEGDLVFVIKYTQSTGKLDHGMRGPYRVVRVLPHGRYELRLVAGSYGKTTFAAAQYMVPWGGEWTPESCAGFFEDNDDDDGDSLVEDQPPQPESSALEPVPGPSSRPDHLEPESSRGLDMPNLN, from the exons ATGGACGCTCAAGTTAACCGGGACAGATGTTCCCCTCGTGTGTTTCAGGAAGGCGATCTGGTCTTTGTAATCAAGTATACCCAGTCTACGGGGAAGCTTGATCATGGCATGCGCGGGCCCTATCGAGTAGTTCGTGTTTTGCCTCATGGACGCTACGAGTTACGACTGGTGGCCGGTTCCTATGGCAAAACAACCTTTGCTGCTGCGCAGTATATGGTGCCTTGGGGAGGCGAGTGGACACCTGAGTCATGTGCTGGTTTCTTCGAGG ACAATGACGATGATGACGGTGATAGTTTGGTTGAAGACCAGCCACCTCAGCCAGAGTCGTCTGCACTAGAACCAGTACCGGGGCCCTCATCAAGACCAGATCACCTGGAACCAGAGTCTTCTCGAGGACTTGACATGCCTAACTTGAATTGA